In Carya illinoinensis cultivar Pawnee chromosome 7, C.illinoinensisPawnee_v1, whole genome shotgun sequence, the following are encoded in one genomic region:
- the LOC122317352 gene encoding respiratory burst oxidase homolog protein B — MEIQEKQKDSFSESESGGSTTSRVGYSGPLSGPLISGKRNSSKKSARFKDEDECYVEITLDVRDDLVSVQNIRGGDSETAYLASQLEKRHSFGSQLSFKLKQVSQELKRMTSSKRFDKFDRTKSGAARALKGLKFMTKNVGSEGWTEVEARFNELAVNGMLPKSQFGQCIGMKETSEFAGELFDALARRRGITSASITVDELHGFWEQITDQSFDSRLQTFFDMVDKDADGRITQEEVQEIIALSASANKLSKIQERAQEYAAMIMEELDPDNLGHVELFNLEMLLLQAPYKSTNLAGDSRVLSRLLSQKLVPTKEYNPIKRCYRGFRYFVEDNWKRVWVMALWLSICAGLFTWKFIQYKHRAVFDVMGYCVTTAKGAAETLKFNMALILLPVCRNTITWLRTKTKLGVAVPFDDNINFHKVIAFGIAIGVGLHAGAHLTCDFPRLLHATDDEYEPMEPYFGDERPDNYWWFVKGTEGWTGVVMVVLMAIAYTLAQPWFRRSLLNLPKTLKKFTGFNAFWYSHHLFVIVYVLFIIHGYFLYLSKDWYKKTTWMYLAVPVLLYACERLIRAFRSGYKTVRILKVAVYPGNVLALQMSKPQGFKYTSGQYIFVNCSEVSPFQWHPFSITSAPGDDYLSIHIRTLGDWTSKLKVIFSKVCQPPSGDQSGLLRANTAKPRMPRLLIDGPYGAPSQDYKNYDVLLLVGLGIGATPIISIIKDVLNNIKQQKEIEEGLAESGAKNEQRRHFATKRAYFYWVTREQGSFEWFKGVMDEVAENDRDGVIELHNYCTSVYEEGDARSALITMLQSLQHAKSGVDIVSGTRVKTHFARPNWRNVFKHVALKHDNERVGVFYCGVHGLDGQLRRLAQDFSRKTTTKFDFHKENF; from the exons ATGGAGATTCAAGAAAAGCAGAAGGATTCATTTTCTGAGTCGGAAAGCGGCGGCAGTACTACTAGTCGAGTTGGCTATAGCGGTCCCTTAAGTGGTCCGCTAATCTCCGGCAAAAGAAACAGCAGCAAGAAGAGTGCAAGATTCAAAGACGAAGACGAATGCTACGTAGAAATCACACTGGACGTACGTGATGACTTGGTTTCAGTACAGAACATCAGGGGAGGCGACTCGGAGACTGCATACTTAGCCAGCCAGCTTGAGAAAAGACATTCGTTTGGTTCCCAGCTCTCCTTCAAACTAAAGCAAGTCTCTCAGGAGCTAAAGCGGATGACATCTTCCAAGAGGTTTGATAAATTTGACAGAACTAAATCCGGGGCAGCTCGTGCCCTCAAAGGCCTCAAGTTTATGACAAAGAATGTGGGAAGTGAAGGCTGGACCGAGGTTGAAGCTCGCTTTAATGAATTGGCTGTTAATGGGATGCTTCCCAAATCTCAGTTTGGCCAATGTATAG GGATGAAGGAGACAAGCGAGTTTGCAGGCGAATTATTTGATGCATTAGCTCGTCGGAGAGGAATAACATCAGCTTCCATAACTGTGGATGAGTTGCATGGATTCTGGGAACAAATTACTGATCAGAGCTTTGATTCGAGGCTACAAACCTTCTTTGACAT GGTGGACAAAGATGCAGATGGGAGGATTACCCAAGAAGAGGTGCAAGAG ATTATTGCCTTGAGTGCTTCAGCAAATAAGTTGTCAAAAATCCAAGAACGTGCACAAGAGTATGCTGCTATGATCATGGAAGAGCTGGATCCAGACAACCTCGGACACGTTGag TTGTTCAACTTGGAAATGCTACTTCTCCAAGCACCATACAAATCAACCAACCTAGCAGGCGATAGCCGGGTTCTAAGCCGGCTACTGAGCCAAAAGCTAGTCCCGACCAAAGAGTACAACCCCATCAAGCGGTGCTACAGGGGGTTCCGGTACTTCGTCGAGGACAATTGGAAGCGGGTTTGGGTCATGGCGCTGTGGCTTTCGATCTGTGCAGGCCTTTTCACTTGGAAATTCATACAGTATAAACATAGGGCTGTGTTTGATGTCATGGGCTATTGTGTCACAACTGCTAAGGGTGCAGCCGAGACCCTTAAGTTCAACATGGCCCTAATTCTTCTACCAGTGTGCAGAAATACCATTACTTGGCTCAGAACCAAGACGAAGTTGGGAGTGGCTGTTCCTTTTGATGACAATATTAATTTCCATAAG GTAATTGCTTTTGGAATTGCAATCGGAGTGGGGTTACATGCTGGTGCACATCTAACATGTGACTTCCCTAGGCTGTTACATGCGACGGATGATGAATACGAGCCAATGGAGCCATATTTTGGTGATGAGCGGCCGGATAATTACTGGTGGTTCGTGAAAGGAACCGAGGGTTGGACCGGCGTGGTCATGGTGGTGCTTATGGCCATAGCATACACATTAGCCCAACCATGGTTCCGCCGGAGTCTGCTCAACCTTCCTAAAACCCTTAAGAAGTTCACAGGGTTCAATGCCTTTTGGTATTCCCACCACTTATTCGTTATTGTCTATGTTCTGTTCATAATTCATGGATACTTCCTCTACCTCTCCAAGGACTGGTACAAAAAGACG ACATGGATGTATTTGGCTGTTCCAGTTTTGCTATATGCATGTGAGCGCCTGATTCGTGCATTTAGGTCCGGCTATAAAACCGTGCGAATATTAAAG GTTGCAGTGTACCCTGGAAATGTTTTGGCTCTTCAGATGTCTAAACCTCAAGGGTTTAAATACACTAGCGGGCAGTATATATTTGTGAACTGCTCGGAAGTCTCTCCCTTCCAATg GCATCCATTTTCGATTACTTCTGCTCCCGGGGACGATTATCTTAGCATCCACATACGCACCTTAGGTGACTGGACATCAAAACTCAAAGTCATTTTCTCTAAG GTATGTCAGCCTCCTTCTGGTGACCAAAGTGGCCTTCTAAGAGCTAACACTGCAAAACCAAG GATGCCAAGACTCTTAATTGACGGCCCCTACGGAGCTCCGTCGCAAGATTACAAAAATTACGACGTACTCCTTCTTGTCGGGCTTGGCATCGGCGCCACCCCAATAATCAGCATAATTAAAGATGTGCTGAATAACATCAAGCAACAGAAGGAGATAGAAGAAGGGTTGGCAGAGAGTGGCGCAAAGAATGAGCAAAGGAGACATTTCGCCACAAAAAGAGCCTACTTTTATTGGGTCACTCGAGAGCAAGGGTCGTTTGAATGGTTCAAGGGTGTGATGGATGAGGTAGCTGAAAATGATAGGGACGGAGTGATAGAACTTCACAACTACTGCACAAGTGTCTATGAAGAAGGAGATGCTCGATCTGCTTTGATCACCATGCTTCAGTCGCTGCAACATGCTAAGAGTGGTGTGGATATTGTGTCGGGGACAAGGGTTAAGACACATTTTGCCAGGCCGAATTGGCGTAACGTTTTCAAGCATGTAGCCCTCAAGCACGACAATGAACGAGTTG GGGTGTTTTACTGTGGGGTACATGGACTGGATGGGCAGCTAAGACGGCTAGCTCAAGACTTTTCCAGGAAAACAACCACCAAGTTTGATttccacaaggaaaacttctaa